The following proteins come from a genomic window of Chryseobacterium glaciei:
- a CDS encoding glycoside hydrolase family 43 protein: MKTHLTKSLFAAAVLFLFGNSSAQIFSDFIYKGNDKIYTENPLKEDEFYSPILQGCYPDPSITRKGNDYYLVNSSFSMFPGVPIFHSNDLVNWKQIGHVLNRPSQLKVEKAGFSEGIYAPDIKYNQYNDTFYMVTTQIANGIGNMMVKTKDPKKGWSEVQKLNFDGIDTSIFFDDNGKAYIVHNDAPPKGTEQYSGHRVIKIWDYDLEKDQVVAGSDKIIVNGGVDITQKPIWIEGPHLYKKNGKYFLMCAEGGTGGNHSEVIFMSDSPKGPFIPAENNPILTQRYFPKDRKDKVDWAGHADLVETPDGKYYGVFLGIRPNEKNRVNTGRETFILPVDWSGTYPVFQNGLVPMKPKVKMPNGVKNQTGQNGFFLNGNFTFSDNLNNKLDDQWIAMRGSRENFVNVTKNGVKINPFTTNIKAKAPVSALFHRQQHASFEATVNLDFKPKSGKDLAGITCYQSENFNYVFGLTKKDKDFYLVLERTEKGNSTLIKSEKISVSKNIKLQVVAQGDDYQFNYSLDGNNFINLGGKVSGDILSTDVAGGFTGSLIGLYSTLSNDIQP, encoded by the coding sequence ATGAAAACCCATCTTACCAAATCTCTTTTTGCAGCTGCTGTTTTATTTTTATTTGGAAATAGTTCGGCACAAATTTTCTCAGATTTTATTTACAAAGGAAATGACAAAATTTACACAGAAAATCCTCTCAAAGAAGATGAATTCTATTCTCCAATTCTTCAGGGCTGCTATCCCGATCCGAGTATTACAAGAAAAGGAAACGATTATTATTTGGTAAATTCTTCATTTTCAATGTTTCCGGGAGTTCCGATTTTTCATTCTAACGATTTGGTGAATTGGAAACAAATCGGTCATGTGTTGAATCGGCCTTCTCAATTGAAAGTAGAAAAAGCTGGATTTTCGGAAGGAATTTATGCTCCTGATATCAAGTATAATCAATATAACGACACTTTTTACATGGTTACCACTCAGATTGCGAACGGAATAGGAAATATGATGGTAAAAACAAAAGATCCAAAAAAAGGCTGGAGCGAAGTTCAAAAACTGAATTTTGATGGAATCGACACGTCTATTTTCTTTGATGATAACGGAAAAGCATACATCGTTCATAATGACGCGCCACCAAAAGGAACCGAACAATATAGCGGTCACCGCGTGATCAAGATCTGGGATTATGATTTGGAAAAAGACCAAGTTGTTGCCGGAAGCGATAAAATCATTGTGAATGGTGGAGTAGATATCACTCAAAAACCAATCTGGATCGAAGGGCCGCATCTTTACAAAAAGAATGGAAAATATTTTCTAATGTGTGCGGAAGGTGGAACGGGAGGCAATCACAGCGAAGTAATTTTTATGAGTGACAGTCCGAAAGGTCCGTTTATTCCTGCTGAAAATAACCCTATTTTGACTCAGAGATATTTTCCCAAAGACAGAAAAGATAAAGTAGATTGGGCAGGTCACGCAGACTTAGTAGAAACTCCTGATGGAAAGTATTACGGGGTATTTCTTGGCATCCGTCCTAATGAAAAAAATCGTGTAAATACGGGTCGCGAAACCTTTATTCTTCCCGTAGATTGGAGTGGAACATATCCTGTTTTCCAAAACGGTTTGGTTCCCATGAAACCAAAAGTAAAAATGCCAAACGGAGTTAAAAACCAAACAGGTCAAAACGGATTTTTCCTGAACGGAAATTTCACTTTTTCCGATAATTTAAACAATAAATTGGACGATCAATGGATTGCCATGCGAGGTTCAAGAGAAAATTTTGTAAATGTGACTAAAAATGGAGTGAAAATTAATCCTTTCACAACTAATATTAAAGCGAAAGCTCCTGTTTCTGCATTATTTCATAGGCAACAACACGCTTCTTTTGAAGCAACGGTGAATTTAGATTTTAAGCCAAAATCAGGAAAAGATTTAGCCGGAATTACTTGTTATCAAAGTGAAAATTTTAATTATGTTTTTGGATTGACAAAAAAAGATAAAGACTTCTATTTGGTATTGGAAAGAACAGAAAAAGGAAATTCCACTCTTATTAAAAGTGAAAAAATTTCAGTTTCGAAAAATATAAAACTTCAGGTTGTTGCTCAAGGTGATGATTATCAATTTAATTATTCTTTGGACGGAAATAATTTCATCAATCTAGGTGGAAAGGTTTCGGGTGACATATTATCAACAGATGTTGCAGGTGGTTTTACAGGCAGTTTGATTGGTTTATATTCAACTTTATCGAATGATATTCAGCCTTAA